From Aedes albopictus strain Foshan chromosome 1, AalbF5, whole genome shotgun sequence, one genomic window encodes:
- the LOC115256226 gene encoding pheromone-binding protein-related protein 6-like, giving the protein MVRPYLHCFWILMALNCCWIQPSPVGAAPQKAEEFSRSVGIEMTASQHRECVAETGVSEESIARFNGPEIFEDDEKLKCYMDCMFRKFGATKPDGEVDMIEVYHKVPRELNSVALIVNNKCRDAIQGANLCERAFSHHKCWKQMAPEHYYLF; this is encoded by the exons atggttcgacCGTACCTGCACTGCTTCTGGATACTGATGGCACTAAACTGCTGCTGGATCCAGCCTTCGCCGGTTGGTGCAGCCCCACAAAAAGCTGAAGAATTTTCCCGTTCTGTGGGTATCGAAATGACGGCCAGTCAGCACAGAGAATGTGTAGCCGAAACCGGCGTCAGTGAGGAGTCCATAGCTCGGTTCAACGGACCGGAAATATTCGAGGATGACGAGAAACTCAAATGCTACATGGATTGTATGTTCCGCAAGTTTGGTGCAACCAAACCGGATGGCGAAGTTGACATGATTGAGGTTTATCACAAAGTTCCAAGGGAACTGAACTCAGTTGCGTTAATAGTTAACAACAAGTGCCGTGATGCAATTCAAGGTGCCAATCTGTGTGAGCGGGCGTTTTCGCATCATAAATGTTGGAAACAGATGGCGCCAGAG CACTACTATTTGTTCTAA